A window of the Gemmatirosa kalamazoonensis genome harbors these coding sequences:
- a CDS encoding AAA family ATPase, producing MTEPAESPAPLSNHARVVEALGRVRASVAQRVVGQDAAIDDALVAVLARGHVLLEGVPGVAKTLLVRTLAAALGARFGRIQFTPDLMPADVTGVSVLRTQGPDRAAGFEFHPGPVFTDLLLADEINRAPAKTQSALLEAMQERQVTVEGEPRPLGGLFTVFATQNPVEYEGTYPLPEAQLDRFLLKVVVPYPTAEAEAAMLDRHAEGFDPERSAPPAPELDAATLGALRDAADGVRVAPEVRAYVVALVRATRDDAALTLGGSPRATVALLRAARAAALLDGRDFVTPDDVKALAPAVLRHRVRVAPELEVEGRTADDVLQALLTRVPAPQ from the coding sequence GTGACCGAGCCCGCCGAGTCTCCAGCCCCGCTCTCCAACCACGCGCGCGTCGTCGAGGCGCTCGGCCGCGTGCGCGCGTCGGTCGCCCAGCGCGTCGTCGGACAGGACGCGGCGATCGACGACGCGCTCGTCGCCGTGCTCGCACGCGGCCACGTGCTGCTCGAGGGCGTGCCCGGCGTCGCGAAGACGCTGCTCGTCCGCACGCTCGCCGCGGCGCTCGGCGCGCGCTTCGGGCGGATCCAGTTCACGCCCGACCTCATGCCCGCGGACGTCACCGGGGTGAGCGTGCTGCGCACGCAGGGACCCGATCGCGCCGCCGGCTTCGAGTTCCATCCCGGGCCCGTGTTCACCGATCTGCTGCTCGCCGACGAGATCAACCGCGCTCCGGCGAAGACGCAATCGGCGCTGCTCGAAGCGATGCAGGAGCGACAGGTGACCGTCGAGGGCGAGCCGCGGCCGTTAGGCGGGCTCTTCACCGTGTTCGCGACGCAGAACCCGGTGGAGTACGAGGGCACCTACCCGCTCCCCGAAGCGCAGCTCGATCGCTTCCTGCTGAAGGTCGTCGTCCCCTATCCGACCGCGGAAGCCGAGGCGGCGATGCTCGACCGCCACGCGGAGGGCTTCGATCCCGAGCGCAGCGCACCGCCCGCGCCGGAGCTCGACGCCGCGACGCTCGGCGCGCTGCGCGACGCGGCGGACGGCGTGCGCGTCGCCCCGGAAGTGCGCGCCTACGTCGTGGCGCTCGTGCGCGCGACCCGCGACGACGCCGCGCTCACGTTAGGCGGCTCGCCTCGCGCGACGGTCGCGCTGCTCCGCGCCGCTCGCGCCGCGGCGCTGCTCGACGGTCGCGACTTCGTCACGCCCGACGACGTGAAGGCGCTCGCGCCGGCCGTGCTGCGCCACCGCGTGCGCGTCGCCCCGGAGCTCGAGGTCGAGGGACGCACGGCCGACGACGTGCTGCAGGCGCTGCTCACGCGCGTTCCCGCGCCACAGTGA
- a CDS encoding stage II sporulation protein M: MTAPVLRPSATPPRLESRVDVETPEQVVLSYTVAGVGSRAAAAIVDALICVGAFVVVGIVWNALGAPGHGRLGAAERWLFAIVVFAQFALLWGYYVLFEVLHDGQTPGKRLLGLRVVQDGGQALSLGGAAARNLVRIVDMQPAFTYLVGIVSAAMSPRGRRLGDVVAGTIVVREQAVSAPFAADVVPGAPNDAERALPPAALLSDEEFALLERYMARRQAIDPARRQAIALQLARRLKPRVPTEVDAGLGATDYAWLAALHDRERRARAGVAVLRAAGTARGSSPTALPHALVARGAGRWREFAALFAAVQRRRGGLRALGEDEVSDFVARYREVATDLARLQTAARGRDHDAVFYLARLVAAGHNLVYRREESTARTAIDFVLRQVPAEVRRSWRPIAIAALLLFAPAVASFTAVVRDPTLVTELVPPSLLERAESGQRRGPRGGYLPEDEAGARGPVLASVIMSNNVQITFGAFALGITAGIGTCFLLVMNGVAALGAPLGLYASKGILGQILGFVLPHGVLELSAICIAGGAGLLLASAILLPGARTRRDALVDESARAVRLICASTLMLVVAGLLEGNVSPLVWPLAAKGAVSAATAVMLAGWLWPRRAA, from the coding sequence ATGACCGCGCCCGTGCTCCGTCCGTCCGCCACGCCGCCGCGACTCGAGAGTCGAGTCGACGTCGAGACGCCGGAGCAGGTCGTGCTCTCGTACACCGTGGCCGGCGTGGGCTCGCGCGCCGCCGCGGCGATCGTCGACGCGCTGATCTGCGTCGGCGCATTCGTCGTCGTCGGCATCGTGTGGAACGCGCTCGGCGCACCGGGACACGGGCGGCTCGGCGCCGCGGAGCGGTGGCTGTTCGCGATCGTCGTGTTCGCGCAGTTCGCGCTGCTGTGGGGCTACTACGTGCTGTTCGAGGTGCTGCACGACGGACAGACGCCGGGCAAGCGGCTGCTCGGGCTGCGGGTGGTGCAGGACGGCGGGCAGGCGCTCTCGCTCGGCGGCGCGGCGGCGCGCAACCTCGTGCGCATCGTGGACATGCAGCCCGCGTTCACGTACCTCGTGGGCATCGTGTCGGCCGCGATGTCGCCGCGCGGGCGGCGACTCGGCGACGTCGTGGCGGGCACGATCGTGGTGCGCGAGCAGGCCGTGTCGGCGCCGTTCGCGGCCGATGTCGTGCCGGGCGCGCCTAACGATGCGGAGCGCGCGCTGCCGCCCGCGGCGCTGCTGAGCGACGAGGAGTTCGCGCTGCTGGAGCGGTACATGGCGCGCCGACAGGCGATCGACCCGGCGCGTCGTCAGGCGATCGCGCTGCAGCTCGCGCGCCGCCTCAAGCCGCGTGTGCCGACGGAGGTCGACGCGGGGCTCGGCGCCACCGACTACGCGTGGCTGGCCGCGCTGCACGACCGCGAGCGGCGGGCCCGCGCCGGCGTCGCGGTGCTGCGCGCGGCGGGAACGGCGCGTGGGTCGTCGCCGACGGCGCTGCCGCACGCGCTCGTGGCGCGCGGCGCGGGGCGGTGGCGAGAGTTCGCGGCGCTCTTCGCCGCGGTGCAGCGGCGACGCGGCGGGCTGCGCGCGCTCGGCGAGGACGAGGTGAGCGACTTCGTCGCGCGCTACCGCGAGGTGGCCACCGACCTCGCGCGCCTGCAGACGGCCGCGCGCGGCCGCGACCACGACGCGGTGTTCTATCTCGCGCGGCTCGTCGCGGCGGGGCACAACCTCGTGTACCGGCGCGAGGAGTCGACCGCGCGCACGGCGATCGACTTCGTGCTGCGTCAGGTGCCGGCGGAGGTGCGCCGGTCGTGGCGGCCGATCGCGATCGCCGCGCTGCTGCTGTTCGCGCCGGCCGTCGCGTCGTTCACCGCCGTGGTGCGCGACCCCACGCTGGTGACGGAGCTGGTGCCCCCCAGCCTGCTCGAGCGCGCCGAGTCGGGGCAGCGCCGCGGGCCGCGCGGCGGCTACCTGCCGGAGGACGAGGCGGGCGCCCGCGGCCCGGTGCTGGCGAGCGTGATCATGTCGAACAACGTGCAGATCACGTTCGGCGCGTTCGCGTTAGGCATCACGGCGGGCATCGGCACGTGCTTCCTGCTCGTGATGAACGGCGTCGCCGCGCTCGGTGCGCCGCTCGGCCTGTACGCGAGCAAGGGGATCCTCGGCCAGATCCTCGGCTTCGTGCTGCCGCACGGCGTGCTGGAGCTGTCGGCCATCTGCATCGCGGGGGGCGCGGGGCTGCTGCTCGCGTCGGCGATCCTGCTCCCCGGCGCACGCACGCGGCGCGACGCGCTCGTGGACGAGTCGGCCCGCGCGGTGCGACTCATCTGCGCGTCGACGCTCATGCTCGTCGTCGCGGGACTGCTCGAGGGCAACGTGTCGCCGCTCGTGTGGCCGCTCGCGGCGAAGGGTGCCGTGTCGGCGGCGACGGCGGTGATGCTCGCGGGCTGGCTGTGGCCGCGACGGGCCGCGTGA
- a CDS encoding DUF4350 domain-containing protein: MADRVLGGVLTPRVVGGVFVLLLVAALLVSPEEGRTGDARLSSRSAAPQGARALAETLQRVGWRVERRDAAYAGQLAEPPQPRVVHAVLDPRTPLRASEVGVLLDAVRRGAGLLVVVTNHTPLADSLGYSASVNAGTLAPEREDTVRCPAGPWGAGGAITWADGMVHTLYLLSRRPEPGAVRFARAETQFLRGGRRGAFDAARGFPLGRGRVVAIADPDLLRNDVLRVCRWGAGVAAVRMAEWLAVAGGERRIVFDEYHQSGAGEPHPLRVVRRALASTPGGRATLQLALAALVLLAAAGARALPPAPRARTARRSPLEHVDALARAYAHVGATRVVARRLARGIRRRHGRGVWRAGDPHGDAAFLRTVASRRPAVADDVERLLAATEHADADPAALATAAARVDRALTPRTPPT, from the coding sequence GTGGCTGATCGCGTGCTGGGCGGCGTGCTGACGCCGCGCGTCGTGGGCGGCGTGTTCGTGCTGCTGCTCGTCGCCGCGCTGCTCGTGAGCCCCGAGGAGGGACGCACCGGCGACGCGCGGCTGTCGTCGCGGTCCGCGGCGCCGCAGGGTGCGCGCGCGCTCGCCGAGACGCTGCAGCGCGTGGGCTGGCGCGTCGAGCGGCGCGATGCGGCGTATGCCGGCCAGCTCGCCGAGCCGCCGCAGCCGCGCGTCGTGCACGCCGTGCTCGACCCGCGCACGCCGCTGCGCGCGTCGGAGGTCGGCGTGCTGCTCGACGCGGTGCGGCGCGGCGCGGGACTGCTCGTCGTCGTCACCAACCACACGCCGCTCGCCGACTCGCTCGGCTACTCGGCGAGCGTGAACGCGGGGACGCTCGCGCCCGAGCGCGAGGACACGGTGCGCTGTCCCGCCGGACCGTGGGGCGCCGGCGGCGCGATCACGTGGGCCGACGGCATGGTGCACACGCTCTACCTGCTCTCGCGGCGCCCGGAGCCGGGTGCCGTTCGCTTCGCGCGCGCCGAGACGCAGTTCCTGCGCGGTGGCAGACGGGGCGCGTTCGACGCCGCGCGCGGCTTTCCGTTAGGCCGCGGCCGCGTCGTCGCGATCGCCGATCCCGACCTCCTGCGCAACGACGTGCTGCGCGTCTGCCGGTGGGGCGCCGGCGTGGCGGCGGTGCGCATGGCCGAGTGGCTCGCCGTCGCCGGCGGCGAGCGCCGCATCGTGTTCGACGAGTACCATCAGAGCGGTGCCGGCGAGCCGCATCCGCTCCGCGTCGTCCGACGCGCGCTCGCGAGCACACCGGGTGGCCGCGCGACGCTGCAGCTCGCGCTCGCGGCGCTGGTGCTGTTGGCCGCCGCCGGCGCGCGCGCGCTCCCCCCTGCCCCGCGGGCCCGCACGGCGCGCCGCTCGCCGCTGGAGCACGTGGATGCGCTCGCGCGTGCGTACGCGCACGTGGGCGCCACGCGCGTCGTCGCGCGCCGTCTCGCGCGCGGCATCCGCCGGCGACACGGCCGCGGCGTGTGGCGCGCCGGCGATCCGCACGGCGACGCCGCGTTCCTGCGCACCGTCGCGTCGCGCCGCCCCGCCGTCGCCGACGATGTCGAGCGTCTGCTCGCTGCGACCGAGCATGCCGACGCGGATCCGGCGGCGCTCGCCACCGCCGCCGCACGCGTCGATCGCGCCCTCACCCCACGCACACCGCCGACGTGA
- a CDS encoding DUF58 domain-containing protein: MRATSVVPTRRLALAAALVAPAWLLPGTAGVVVGATLLGALVAAAASDWLRAPGARDVEVARELPDVVGLGDRAEGAYRVTSRWPRALTVTLLDALPPAVVRLRAGGADAGVDDESHEPPATAVRLPPLGAATVPAAFVGRARGRHALGPAALRVEGALGLVARVIRVALDDEVTVAPSLAGVRRYRLLAAEHRLREAGLRALRRRGEGTSFASLREYLPGDDPRHVDWKATARRGKPITREYAVEQRQTVIVAVDAGRLMTQLAAGDPPQPRFEFALASATLLADVAVQSGDNVGLLLFDDEVRAWVPPASGADALRRVRSALVPARATLVEPDYETAFRTLAARQRRRALVVLFTDVIDARASQVLVAVAGRSASRHLPLVVALRNDSLVAASLPAPDAPARDAYAAAAAEELLSARDEALARMRRAGVDVVDVAPAAMAAAVVNRYLEIKARGAL; the protein is encoded by the coding sequence GTGAGAGCGACGAGCGTGGTGCCGACGCGCCGCCTGGCGCTCGCCGCCGCGCTCGTCGCGCCGGCGTGGCTGCTGCCCGGCACCGCCGGCGTGGTCGTCGGCGCCACGCTGCTCGGCGCGCTGGTCGCCGCGGCGGCGAGCGACTGGCTGCGCGCGCCGGGCGCGCGCGACGTCGAGGTGGCGCGCGAGCTCCCCGACGTCGTCGGACTCGGCGACCGCGCCGAGGGAGCGTATCGGGTGACGTCGCGGTGGCCGCGCGCGCTCACCGTCACGCTGCTCGACGCGCTGCCGCCGGCCGTGGTACGGCTTCGCGCCGGGGGCGCCGACGCCGGCGTGGACGACGAGTCGCACGAGCCGCCCGCGACCGCGGTGCGCCTACCGCCGTTAGGCGCCGCCACCGTACCGGCCGCGTTCGTGGGACGCGCGCGCGGGCGGCACGCGCTCGGCCCCGCGGCGCTTCGCGTCGAGGGAGCGCTCGGCCTCGTCGCGCGCGTGATCCGTGTCGCGCTCGACGACGAGGTGACCGTCGCGCCGTCGCTCGCCGGCGTGCGGCGCTACCGGCTGCTCGCGGCGGAGCACCGACTGCGCGAGGCCGGCCTGCGTGCGCTGCGGCGGCGCGGCGAGGGGACGTCGTTCGCGTCGCTGCGCGAGTATCTCCCCGGCGACGATCCGCGCCACGTCGACTGGAAGGCCACCGCGCGCCGCGGCAAGCCGATCACGCGCGAGTACGCCGTGGAGCAGCGGCAGACGGTGATCGTCGCCGTCGACGCGGGACGGCTCATGACGCAGCTCGCCGCCGGCGACCCGCCGCAGCCGCGCTTCGAGTTCGCGCTCGCTTCGGCGACGCTCCTCGCCGACGTCGCCGTGCAGTCGGGCGACAACGTCGGGCTGCTGCTGTTCGACGACGAGGTGCGCGCGTGGGTGCCGCCCGCATCCGGCGCCGACGCGCTCCGGCGGGTGCGCTCGGCGCTCGTCCCCGCGCGCGCGACGCTCGTCGAGCCGGACTACGAGACCGCGTTCCGCACGCTCGCCGCGCGGCAGCGCCGACGTGCGCTCGTCGTGCTGTTCACCGACGTCATCGACGCGCGCGCGTCGCAGGTGCTCGTCGCGGTCGCGGGGCGCAGCGCGTCGCGCCATCTGCCACTCGTCGTCGCGCTGCGCAACGACTCGCTCGTCGCCGCGTCGCTCCCCGCGCCCGACGCACCCGCACGCGATGCGTACGCCGCGGCCGCCGCCGAGGAGCTGCTCTCCGCGCGCGACGAGGCGCTCGCGCGCATGCGGCGCGCCGGCGTGGACGTCGTCGACGTCGCGCCCGCGGCGATGGCGGCGGCGGTGGTGAACCGTTACCTCGAGATAAAGGCGCGCGGGGCGCTGTAG